One genomic region from Melioribacteraceae bacterium encodes:
- a CDS encoding chemotaxis protein CheA yields MQNPMLVDPEMKEIVESFLLETKEILEKLDVDLILLEKSPDDVDLLNKIFRSFHTIKGTSGFLGLEKLPEVTHKCEDILNKLRKGEAKLSSSLMDGIILGYDTIKELLLVIENDKNEEIEVEDVIAKLVSLYENINSPDQTEINSEIQIIEEAQIGESVTPDVTKSVLPVKENTIRQVHQDNKKADNTIRVDIDRLDALLNIASEIVLGRNRLAQLNSQYSLENEGSVFAKDLGDATKQIDLMTSELQLVVMKLRMIKIGKVFNRFPRVVRDMCKDLNKEVELIINGEETEVDKNLIEEINDPLVHLIRNAIDHGVESPDVRESKGKKRKGTVILSAEHEGNNIAIKVIDDGKGIDPEMIKEKAVSKGFISREKVKELSRQEAYNLIFHPGFSTAEVVTNVSGRGVGMDVVKTNVAKLRGTISVESEVGKGTTMILRLPLTLAIISGMIVKAHGQTFVIPLHSVIEVLRVSVSDIETINGKEVVHLRDSILPIISLDELISNNGNGHNDSGWQYIVEVGIAEKRFGIKVDQLVGQQEVVIKSLGDYLGKIDGIAGSSIMGDGTVIIILDINELFNKLRKRIES; encoded by the coding sequence TCCCGAAATGAAGGAAATTGTTGAGAGCTTTCTCCTCGAAACAAAAGAAATTCTGGAAAAGCTGGATGTAGACCTGATTCTTCTTGAGAAGAGCCCTGATGATGTCGATCTGCTTAATAAGATCTTCCGTTCTTTCCATACTATAAAAGGGACGTCGGGATTCCTGGGACTCGAAAAACTGCCCGAGGTTACTCATAAATGCGAAGATATCCTTAATAAACTTAGAAAAGGTGAAGCCAAACTTTCCTCCTCCCTGATGGATGGAATTATCCTCGGTTACGATACAATTAAAGAACTTCTCCTTGTTATTGAGAACGATAAGAATGAAGAGATTGAAGTTGAAGATGTGATTGCAAAACTTGTTTCACTTTATGAAAATATCAATTCACCCGATCAGACTGAAATCAATTCTGAGATTCAAATAATTGAAGAGGCTCAGATCGGTGAATCTGTGACACCGGATGTGACTAAATCTGTTTTACCTGTTAAAGAAAACACTATCAGGCAAGTTCACCAGGATAATAAAAAGGCTGATAATACAATTCGTGTTGATATCGACCGGCTCGATGCTCTTCTTAATATTGCATCGGAAATTGTGCTTGGCAGGAACCGGCTTGCACAGCTGAATTCACAGTATTCACTCGAAAACGAAGGAAGCGTATTTGCTAAAGATCTTGGAGATGCAACCAAACAGATCGACCTTATGACGAGTGAGCTCCAGCTTGTTGTTATGAAGTTGCGAATGATTAAAATAGGTAAGGTTTTTAACCGTTTCCCGAGGGTCGTTAGAGACATGTGCAAAGACCTTAATAAGGAAGTGGAATTGATAATTAACGGCGAGGAAACAGAAGTAGATAAAAACCTGATTGAAGAAATCAACGACCCCCTTGTGCACCTGATAAGGAATGCAATTGATCACGGAGTTGAATCACCTGACGTTAGAGAATCCAAAGGTAAAAAAAGAAAAGGAACAGTAATACTTTCGGCCGAACATGAAGGAAATAATATTGCCATAAAAGTAATCGACGACGGAAAGGGAATCGATCCGGAAATGATTAAAGAGAAGGCCGTTTCCAAAGGATTTATTTCCCGTGAAAAAGTAAAAGAACTTTCCAGACAGGAGGCATATAATCTTATTTTCCATCCCGGATTTTCAACTGCCGAAGTGGTTACTAACGTTTCGGGACGCGGGGTCGGAATGGACGTGGTTAAAACTAACGTTGCAAAGTTGAGAGGTACTATCTCTGTTGAGTCCGAAGTCGGTAAGGGAACAACAATGATTTTACGACTCCCCTTAACGCTTGCGATAATTTCCGGAATGATAGTAAAAGCACACGGTCAGACTTTTGTTATTCCGCTCCATTCTGTAATTGAAGTTCTTAGAGTGAGTGTAAGCGATATTGAAACTATCAACGGAAAGGAGGTTGTACACTTAAGAGATTCAATACTCCCTATTATTTCGCTTGATGAGTTGATTAGTAATAACGGTAACGGTCACAATGATAGCGGTTGGCAGTATATAGTAGAAGTTGGAATTGCTGAAAAAAGATTCGGAATTAAAGTGGATCAGCTGGTGGGTCAGCAGGAAGTTGTTATTAAATCCTTGGGTGATTATTTAGGGAAGATTGACGGAATAGCTGGTTCTTCTATTATGGGGGATGGTACGGTTATAATAATCCTGGACATTAACGAATTATTCAATAAGCTGAGAAAAAGAATTGAATCGTAA